Within Caldibacillus debilis DSM 16016, the genomic segment AACACAAAGGGTGGTGAAAAGTCAAATTAAAACTAAAATTATATCAATGTTATTTTTCCTTTGTCAATAGATTTTTTCTGACTTTCCGTTCATGGATCCGCGATCCGCGGGTTTTTCCCGATTCCGGAAAAGAGCCGGGGGCAAAAATCATGGATCCAAGATCGGGCCGGCGGCCATTTGCCTGCGGAAAAAACGGGGGAAGCATGCAAACGAAAAAAGAGGGCTCCCTTCGTTCCGGATGCTCCAAGCCCTCCTTTGTTGGAAGCGAAACCTTTGGCCGCCGCACGACCCTTTCCTCCCGTGTAAAAAAAGAAGGAAGAACCGGCCAATGCCGGCCAACCCCCTCCTCTCCAAGTTTCCCGTTAATTTTCTTCATCCAATTTCGGGTGATAGGGCATGCCCGTCCGCAAAACCCCCTTCGTCTCTATTCCCCCGATCCCCCTTTCCCCGGTGATCGTGTTCCGCAGCACATCCCATACATGAATCCGTTCCGTAAAAGGGGTAAAACTGATCTTGGCCACGATGTACACGGGGTCGAGGGCGTGGATGTTCACCCGCATCGGCGAGCTGGCAAAATTGGCGCCCGCACCGATCAGCGATTCGAAATGGGATTGGCAGGCGCCGGCAAAAATGATGAGCTGGTCCAGATTGGGATGTTTTTTCCGGACCTCAAGGACCGTTTTGACAAAGTCCCGGGAATGGCGGTAGGCGTTCAGATCCTTCTTTTTGCCTCGGTGGCGGGAATAGGAATCATGGCCGGTGACGACCAGGATGTCGGGCCGGTATTGGTCAACGAGATCGGGCACGATATAGGGCATGTCTTTTTCGTTGCAGTAGGTGCCGTAGATGGGAATCCCGATTTTTTTATATTCTTCCATACATTTTTTTAAATATTCAGCGTCCCCGTCCACATGGAGAACTTTTCCCGGCATTTGGAAAAGCTGGTAATCCCTTTTGCACAAATCGTTGGATTCATAAATCTGCCGCTCTTTGATCAGACGATAATCCTGCTTGAAAAGTTCCTGCGACTGTTCCACCAAGGTGCGAAAAGGCTTTAAAATCTCGTTTCTGGCTTCCGGATCCAGCTTCTGCAGATCCTTTACCGGGGCATCGGCAATCAGGCGGATCTCATCCCCGTGCAGAAGGGCGTAAGATTCCCCGTTTTCTTCATAAATATGGATCACCCGGAAGGGGATATCCAGGGAATAGGAAATCCTCCCGACAATATCGTTGATTTTTATGTTCATCCGCTATTCACTCCATGCATCTCGTTCGTCTTATAAGCTATGCGGCGAAACGAGGATGGGTGAATGTTGGATGGGCTACATCGGGCGGCACAAGATGCGGGCACGGTTCCCTTTGCTGCTGCGTCCGCCCTTTTCGGCGAGGAATTTTCCGCCAATTTTGCCATTCTACGGCTGGCGGCGCCCGGGTCCGCCATCTGTTGCCGGTTCATCCCGGTTTTTATGGAAATCAGAAGTTCATATCGTCCGGTCTTTCCGTCATCGGTCACCGGTTCATTCCCGGTCCTTTCCGTGTTCTCCGAAAACGGGGTACAGCCCGTTGGCCAGCCGGGCGAATTCTTCGATGGACAAGGATTCCCCCCTCCTTTCCGGCTCGATTCCCGCCTGAAGCAAAGCGTGAAGAATCTCCTCCTTTTTATCTTTGCCCCCGGGCATCTGATGCATGAGGTTGTTCATGATCGTTTTTCGCCGTTGGGCAAAACAGCTGCGGGTGACGGTGAAGAAAAATGTTTCATCGGCCACGCCAACGGGAGGATGCTCCCTTTTCGTCAGGCGGACGACGATGGAATCCACTTTCGGCCGGGGCATAAAGGCCGTTTTCGGGACCTTCGTGACAATTTCCGGCACCGTGTAATACTGAACGGCGATGGAAAGGGATCCGTAATCCTTCGAATCGGGTTTGGCTGAAAGGCGGTCGCCGACCTCCTTTTGCACCATGAAAACCATCCGGCTTACGGGAAGATCCTCTGTCAAACATTTCATGATCATCCGGGTCGTGACGTAGTAGGGGAGATTGCCGACGATCAGCAGGTCGCCGGCATCTTGGAATTCCTCGGCGATCGTCTTCCGGATATCCGCTTTTAAAAAATCCTGGTGGATGATGGAGACATTTCCATATCCGCCAAGAACATCCTTTAAAACCGGAATCAGCCGCCCGTCGATCTCAAAAGCGGCCACCTTTTTGCTTTTTTGCGCCAGCCGTTCGGTCAAGGCGCCGATCCCCGGGCCGATTTCAATCACCCCGCAAGTTTCATCGATGCCGGATGCGGCGACGATTTTGTCGAGAATATTGGCGTCAATGAGGAAATTTTGCCCGAGGCTTTTTTTGAACGTGAAGCCGTATTTGTCCAGGATCTCCCTGGTCCGTCCCGGGCTGGCGATCGCCTTATTCATCATGGAGACCCTCCCCGTCCATCTGTTGCAGGGCTTCGAGAAACTGCTCCTTCGTGATTCGGAACATCATCAGCCGTTTATGCAGCTGCTTTCCGTTGGCGTATCCGATTTTTAACAATTCTCCGAGCCTTTTCCGGCGCCTTTTCGCATTTTCGTGGCCGACGAGATGATGTTCGATCAACGCTTCCATGGAGATGACTTCTTCCGCCGCCTCTCCCATCGTTACCGCATCCTCCAGCGCCTTTCTGATTTCGTCGGCGGTCGCATATTCCACGCCGATTCTCCCCGTTTTGGATTTCGCCTTCGTCTGCGGCAAAAAGGCATGCTTGCAATGGGGCACCCGCTCCGCGATCTGTTTGCGGATCTTTTCACCGGGATAATCGGGATCGGTGAAAATGATGACTCCCCGGCTGTCCGCCAACCGTTTTATCCTTTCTATGGTTTCTTCATCGAGCGCGGATCCGTTCGTTTCGATCGTGTCGGCATCGACCGCCCGCTTTACCGCGGCGGTGTCGTCCTTCCCTTCGACTACGATGATTTCCTTTATTTTCATGAAAAACCTCCGTTTTAAACCATTCTTGTTCAAGTATAACGTTATTTTGCGCCGGGAAAAACAGGGGCATAAAATTTTTCCGCTCTTTATCCGGCGCCGGCCGTTTGCGCCCCATTAAGGGTTGCGATCGGAGCGGTCCCTGCCGGGGAGGCCGGAGCAGGATCAAAACATATGGTTTTTGGACCCCGGCAGACCGGGCCGGGAGCGGTCCCCATCGGCGGTTCAGGCAATCGTACGGGTCTTATTGCCGCGAATTTTAGGGGCCTACTGTCAATATGGCCTTTTTCGGAACCCTTGCAGCCGCCAAAAGGAAAGGACCGCAGGAAGTTCTTTCCGGAAGCGGCGGTCTTTTGGCGACGGAGTTTAAAACCGGACAAACGGAGGACGGGATGGAACGCCTGTCTCCCTTGCCCCCTGACTCCCTCCCGGCGCTTAAAAAGCGATATCCGGTCCCTTGACCGATTCGAACCGTGATATTCGACCCCGGTTCGAATCGCGATATCCGGGCCTTTGACCGGTTCGAAGCTCCCGCATCCATACGCTTGCCGCTCCGTCAAGCCGGCTTCCGCTTCCAGGCCGCGGAAGGGCCCCGGCATCCTCGCGCACTTCATTTCGTCCGTTCGGTTATAATCCCCTTTCCAGGACCGTTCCCGCAGCCGAAAATAAAAAAGCAGGGGGAAACCCCTGCCCTTATTTGATGATCCGTATTTTCACCTTTCTTACTCCCCATCGCCACGCCTGTTGTTTCGACGGGAAGAACAGATCAATTTTATATCCTTTGATTTTGTTCCCCGTATCTCCGGCGATGGCGTATCCGTAACCTTCCACGTAAACCTTCGTCCCCAGCGGAATGATCCGCGGATCTACGGCAATCAGTTTAATGTCCGGATTGGCCATCAGGTTGATGCCGGTTGCCGTTCTTCCCGAACAGCCGCTGCAATTGGCGGTATAAGCCGTCGCCGTGACGAAAAATTCCTTAGCATCCGCATTTCCCCGGGAAGCCGTCCGGATGATCTTTTTCGCCCCCACGGCGACAATCTTATCTTGGGGCTTTTCGACGATTTTTTCACTGATCAGTTTTTTGGAAACAATCTTGCCGTTTTCATAGACAACTTCGTATTTTTTCTCCTTTTTCCCCGTTTTTCCACCCTGGATGATTCTTTGCTCGCCGTAGGGGATGCGGCTATCCTTTTTCGTGATGACGGCGTAATGGATCGGTTCTTCGACTACATCGGTGACTTTTTCAACTCGGATGACTGAAACTTTGGAATTCCGGGTCAGCTTTTCGTTCAACCCCGGTTCTACCCGATCATTTTCATTCAACGCGATTCCTTGTTGCCGTAAAAAGTCAGCGACCGTAGTCGAAGGAGACCAGACTTTTCTGCTTTTGCCCCCGTCGATCAATTGCACTTCGAAGGCCCTGTTTATTTTGATTTCCAGATTATTGGCCAGGGACGACTGTTTCGTGAAATTGATGACATCATGTTTTCCAAGATCGATCTTATATTGGTCCAGGAGCTGTCCGACGGTTTCCGCCGTCGTCCAGGCCTTTTGTTTTTCCCCGTCGATGTTGATCACGACCTGCACGGCGGGCTTCCAAACGATTTTCATGTTCTCCTTCAGTTCCGTATCCAAGCTCGGATAGACATAATCGTTCTTTTTCACATCGACATTCAAATCATCCAGCAGTTCCTGGACATTTTTCGCATCGGTGCTGACCTCTTGGACTTTTCCGTCGATGGAAACAGCCACCGTCTTTTTCGTTCCTTCATGAAACAGGATGCCGATGATCGTAAAAGAAATGATGACACCTGCGGAGATGAAGGACTGCTTCGCTTTGCTTCTGGCCTTGGGCAACAGCCCGTTCTCAATGTTCACAAAAAGTGCCTCCTTTGCATGGAGATGGCGCGGGAAGAAGAGGCCGGCCGTCCCATCCTTTCTTCCGCTTGATCGGAAAAGGCGGGCCGATCGTGCTAAATCGGCTCAATCACCCTTTTCCGTCTGCGATTTTAAATATTTTTCTTGCGTTATTCGCCGTGATTTCCGCAATTTCCTCCAAAGGAAGCCCTTTGATGCGGGCGATTTCTTCCGCCACATATCTGACATAGGCGGGTTCGTTTCTTTTCCCGCGGAAAGGATGGGGTGCCAAATAGGGACAGTCGGTTTCGAGAAGCAAATATGCAAGCGGCACTTCCTTTGCGACTTCTTTCGCCTGCTTGCCGTTTTTAAACGTGACCGGCCCTCCCAAAGAAATGAAGAAGTTCATTTTGATGCATTCTTTGGCAATTTCCGGACTGCCGCTGAAACAATGCATGATCCCGCCCGTTTCTTCGGCGTGTTCCTCTTTTAAAATTTGAATGACATCTTCCGTCGCTTCCCGGTTATGGATCATAATCGGCAAGGAAAGTTTTTTCGCCAGACGGATCTGTTCCCGGAAAACGGCTTTCTGGACGTCCTTGGGCGATTTATCCCAATGATAATCCAATCCCGTTTCCCCGATGGCGACGATCTTCGGGTGCCGGCTCAATTGCTCAATCCATGCCAGATCCTCTTCCCGCATATCGACGGCATCCACCGGATGCCAGCCGATGCAGCCGTACAAATGATCATATCGTTCGATCAATTCCATCGTCTTCCGGATCGTCGGCCGGTCGAAGCCGACGACGACCATCGACGAGACGCCCGCTTCCCGGGCCCGTTCGATCACTTCATCCAAATCTTCTTCGAATTGTTCCGCATTTAAATGGGTGTGTATATCAAACAGCATGGGTTCCACCTGTTATCCAAAGATTCCGGCATCCCCTTCGACGGCTACAAAAAAGAATAACATAGAAATGTTAAACCGATGTAACATTTCCATGTTATTTTCACGACAATCGGAAGGGAACATTGCCGTTATTTTACAACCGCGCCGTTGGGGACCGCCGGATCGACGGTAACGACCGAAAGTTTCCCGTCCTTTTCCCCGGAAAGGATCATCCCTTGCGACAGTTCGCCCCGGAGTTTCGCCGGTTTCAAATTCGTGACGCAAACGACTTTCTTTCCGATCAATTCTTCCGGTTTGTAATATTCGGCGATCCCGGAGATAATCTGGCGTGTTTCCCCGCCGAGATCGACCTGCAATTTGAGCAGTTTATCCGCGTTTTTCATTTTTTCGCAGGCAAGGACTTCGGCGACCCGCAGTTCCACCTTGGCGAAGTCTTCGATGGTAATATAATTTTCTTTCGGCTGATCCTCCGGCTGTTTTTCCTTCTCTTTCACCGCATTCGGGTTCTTCATGGATGCCTTGATAAACTCGATTTCTTCATCCATCTTCACCCGGGGGAAGATCGGCTCGCCTTTGTTCACCTTCGTCCCTTCCGGAATGGCGCCGAAGGTTTCCAGGCTGTCCCAAGTCTTCAATTCCGGGCTGTCGATCCCCAATTGACGG encodes:
- the rnmV gene encoding ribonuclease M5, with the protein product MKIKEIIVVEGKDDTAAVKRAVDADTIETNGSALDEETIERIKRLADSRGVIIFTDPDYPGEKIRKQIAERVPHCKHAFLPQTKAKSKTGRIGVEYATADEIRKALEDAVTMGEAAEEVISMEALIEHHLVGHENAKRRRKRLGELLKIGYANGKQLHKRLMMFRITKEQFLEALQQMDGEGLHDE
- the yabG gene encoding sporulation peptidase YabG, with translation MNIKINDIVGRISYSLDIPFRVIHIYEENGESYALLHGDEIRLIADAPVKDLQKLDPEARNEILKPFRTLVEQSQELFKQDYRLIKERQIYESNDLCKRDYQLFQMPGKVLHVDGDAEYLKKCMEEYKKIGIPIYGTYCNEKDMPYIVPDLVDQYRPDILVVTGHDSYSRHRGKKKDLNAYRHSRDFVKTVLEVRKKHPNLDQLIIFAGACQSHFESLIGAGANFASSPMRVNIHALDPVYIVAKISFTPFTERIHVWDVLRNTITGERGIGGIETKGVLRTGMPYHPKLDEEN
- a CDS encoding G5 and 3D domain-containing protein; the encoded protein is MNIENGLLPKARSKAKQSFISAGVIISFTIIGILFHEGTKKTVAVSIDGKVQEVSTDAKNVQELLDDLNVDVKKNDYVYPSLDTELKENMKIVWKPAVQVVINIDGEKQKAWTTAETVGQLLDQYKIDLGKHDVINFTKQSSLANNLEIKINRAFEVQLIDGGKSRKVWSPSTTVADFLRQQGIALNENDRVEPGLNEKLTRNSKVSVIRVEKVTDVVEEPIHYAVITKKDSRIPYGEQRIIQGGKTGKKEKKYEVVYENGKIVSKKLISEKIVEKPQDKIVAVGAKKIIRTASRGNADAKEFFVTATAYTANCSGCSGRTATGINLMANPDIKLIAVDPRIIPLGTKVYVEGYGYAIAGDTGNKIKGYKIDLFFPSKQQAWRWGVRKVKIRIIK
- the rsmA gene encoding 16S rRNA (adenine(1518)-N(6)/adenine(1519)-N(6))-dimethyltransferase RsmA codes for the protein MNKAIASPGRTREILDKYGFTFKKSLGQNFLIDANILDKIVAASGIDETCGVIEIGPGIGALTERLAQKSKKVAAFEIDGRLIPVLKDVLGGYGNVSIIHQDFLKADIRKTIAEEFQDAGDLLIVGNLPYYVTTRMIMKCLTEDLPVSRMVFMVQKEVGDRLSAKPDSKDYGSLSIAVQYYTVPEIVTKVPKTAFMPRPKVDSIVVRLTKREHPPVGVADETFFFTVTRSCFAQRRKTIMNNLMHQMPGGKDKKEEILHALLQAGIEPERRGESLSIEEFARLANGLYPVFGEHGKDRE
- a CDS encoding TatD family hydrolase gives rise to the protein MLFDIHTHLNAEQFEEDLDEVIERAREAGVSSMVVVGFDRPTIRKTMELIERYDHLYGCIGWHPVDAVDMREEDLAWIEQLSRHPKIVAIGETGLDYHWDKSPKDVQKAVFREQIRLAKKLSLPIMIHNREATEDVIQILKEEHAEETGGIMHCFSGSPEIAKECIKMNFFISLGGPVTFKNGKQAKEVAKEVPLAYLLLETDCPYLAPHPFRGKRNEPAYVRYVAEEIARIKGLPLEEIAEITANNARKIFKIADGKG